The following proteins are encoded in a genomic region of Thermococcus pacificus:
- the proS gene encoding proline--tRNA ligase has protein sequence MGGKVKREKWSENFSEWYNELIETAGIQDKRYPVKGMNIWLPYGLKIMRNIERFIHSEMERTGHDEVLFPALIPETEFQKEAEHIKGFEGEVYWVTHAGLDPLDVRLILRPTSETAMYSMFSLWIRSHADLPFKVYQIVNTYRYETKHTRPLIRVREISRFFEAHTAHDSYEDAERQIREDLEIFDRLAKFLAIPYIVSKRPDWDKFPGAYYSLGAEVMMPDGRTLQIGTMHNYRQNFAKAYNIQYETEEGEHEYVHQTTFGMSERLLAAVMAIHGDDNGLVLPPTIAPIQVVIVPIPKKDAEVDVFAYAREIAEELRDAGIRVHVDERDIRPGRKYYDWELKGVPVRIEVGPKDVEGGKAVIARRDTLTKEVVERAEIVEAVRRTFDEIMENLYNRAREFLESHIKRVDTIEEAKGVFENRRGIVEIPWCGEEECGLKMEEELDAKMLGIPYPEETAKAPEGKKCPVCGREAKFIARFARTY, from the coding sequence ATGGGGGGTAAAGTTAAGAGGGAAAAGTGGAGCGAGAATTTCAGCGAGTGGTACAACGAGCTTATCGAGACCGCTGGAATCCAGGACAAGCGCTATCCGGTCAAGGGGATGAACATCTGGCTCCCCTACGGCCTCAAAATCATGCGCAACATCGAGCGCTTTATACACTCCGAGATGGAGAGAACCGGCCATGACGAGGTTCTCTTCCCCGCGCTCATCCCCGAAACTGAGTTCCAGAAGGAGGCGGAGCACATAAAGGGCTTCGAGGGCGAGGTTTACTGGGTCACACATGCCGGTTTAGATCCGCTCGACGTCAGGCTCATCCTCAGGCCCACGAGCGAGACGGCAATGTATTCGATGTTCTCGCTCTGGATTCGCTCCCACGCGGACCTTCCGTTCAAGGTCTATCAGATAGTCAACACCTACCGCTACGAGACCAAGCATACGAGGCCGCTCATCCGCGTGAGGGAGATAAGCCGGTTCTTTGAGGCCCACACAGCCCACGACAGCTATGAGGATGCCGAGAGGCAGATAAGGGAGGACCTTGAGATATTCGACAGGCTCGCGAAGTTCCTCGCGATTCCGTACATAGTCTCCAAGCGCCCGGACTGGGACAAGTTCCCCGGGGCCTACTACTCCCTCGGCGCGGAGGTCATGATGCCCGACGGCAGGACGCTCCAGATAGGTACGATGCACAACTACAGGCAGAACTTCGCTAAGGCATATAACATCCAGTACGAGACCGAGGAGGGCGAGCATGAGTACGTCCACCAGACGACCTTCGGAATGAGCGAGCGCCTTTTGGCTGCCGTCATGGCCATCCACGGCGACGACAACGGCCTCGTCCTGCCCCCGACGATAGCGCCGATTCAGGTGGTTATAGTCCCGATTCCGAAGAAGGATGCAGAGGTGGACGTCTTCGCCTACGCGAGGGAGATAGCGGAGGAGCTGAGGGACGCCGGAATCCGCGTCCACGTCGATGAGCGCGATATAAGGCCGGGCAGGAAGTACTACGACTGGGAGCTGAAGGGCGTTCCGGTGAGGATAGAGGTCGGCCCGAAGGACGTTGAGGGCGGAAAAGCCGTCATAGCTAGGCGCGACACCCTCACGAAGGAGGTCGTTGAGAGGGCTGAGATCGTTGAAGCCGTCAGGAGAACCTTCGACGAGATAATGGAGAACCTCTACAACCGCGCCAGGGAGTTCCTCGAGAGCCACATCAAGCGCGTTGACACGATTGAGGAGGCAAAAGGAGTCTTTGAGAACAGGCGCGGAATCGTGGAGATTCCCTGGTGTGGCGAGGAGGAGTGCGGCCTCAAGATGGAGGAAGAACTGGACGCCAAGATGCTGGGCATCCCCTACCCGGAGGAGACAGCTAAGGCACCAGAAGGGAAGAAGTGCCCGGTCTGCGGCAGGGAGGCAAAGTTCATCGCGCGCTTCGCGAGGACTTATTGA
- a CDS encoding 2-hydroxyacid dehydrogenase yields the protein MRPKVAVLFKMKSKPTEELKKYADVEFILYPTVEELKERIGEFDGVIISPLNKLPREVIERAGRLKVISCHSAGYDHVDVKAATERGIYVTKVSGVLSEAVAEFAVGLTIALLRKIAYTDKLIRSGKWENQAIIWSSFKDVETVYGKKVGILGMGAIGKAIARRMKAMGTEILYWSRSRKEDVEKDVGAVYKPLEDVLRESDIVILALPATPETYHIINEERIKLLEGKYLVNIGRGTLVDEKAVVKAIEEGKLKGYATDVFEKEPIQEHELFKYEWETVLTPHHAGLSKEAMEDMGFQAVKNLLAVLRGEVPKDLVNREVLKIRPPEEVKML from the coding sequence ATGAGGCCAAAGGTAGCGGTTCTTTTTAAGATGAAGAGCAAACCGACCGAGGAGCTAAAGAAGTACGCGGACGTCGAGTTCATCCTCTATCCGACTGTTGAAGAGCTCAAAGAACGCATAGGAGAGTTCGACGGCGTAATAATCTCGCCCCTCAATAAGCTTCCCCGTGAGGTCATCGAGAGGGCAGGGAGGCTGAAGGTCATAAGCTGTCATTCAGCTGGCTACGACCACGTTGACGTGAAAGCGGCAACAGAGCGCGGGATTTACGTTACCAAAGTTTCGGGAGTTCTGAGCGAGGCAGTTGCTGAATTCGCCGTCGGCTTGACCATTGCTCTCCTCAGGAAGATCGCATACACCGACAAGCTCATCCGTTCCGGCAAGTGGGAGAACCAGGCGATTATATGGAGCTCTTTCAAGGACGTAGAAACGGTTTACGGCAAAAAGGTGGGAATCCTCGGCATGGGCGCCATAGGGAAGGCGATAGCGAGGAGAATGAAGGCGATGGGAACGGAAATCCTCTACTGGTCGCGCTCGAGGAAGGAGGATGTCGAGAAGGATGTTGGTGCAGTTTACAAACCGCTGGAGGACGTCCTGAGGGAGAGCGACATAGTGATCTTAGCGCTTCCCGCAACGCCCGAGACCTACCACATTATCAACGAGGAGAGGATAAAGCTCCTCGAGGGCAAGTATCTGGTGAACATTGGAAGAGGGACCCTCGTGGACGAGAAAGCTGTAGTTAAGGCCATCGAGGAGGGCAAACTCAAGGGCTACGCCACCGATGTCTTCGAGAAGGAACCCATCCAGGAGCACGAACTCTTCAAGTACGAATGGGAGACCGTCTTAACGCCCCACCACGCTGGCCTCTCAAAGGAGGCGATGGAGGACATGGGATTCCAGGCGGTAAAGAACCTCCTCGCGGTTCTGCGTGGCGAAGTTCCGAAAGACCTCGTGAACCGTGAGGTTCTTAAAATCCGCCCGCCCGAAGAAGTCAAGATGCTCTGA
- a CDS encoding M42 family metallopeptidase — protein sequence MLVEELREITRIPGISGYEEKVREKLIEWIEPYADYTVDTIGNLVVELGEGELKAIFMAHMDEIGLLITGIRPDGKLTFRKIGGIDDRLLYGRHLDVITENGKLDGVIGALPVHLNLERKFDTVPWSKLVIDIGAESREEAEKLGVKVLDYAVFKKHFAVLNDRYVSTRSLDDRFGVVALVEAIKDLVDHDLDGRYIFAFTVQEEIGLKGARFLAEKYSPKYAFAVDSFACCGDLTGDVRLGGGAVIRAVDNSAIYTRALARKVAEIARRNEIPLQVGVTGGGTDASVFQHKSEVLALSVPIKYLHSEVETLHLADLEALIKLIEAIAFEL from the coding sequence ATGCTAGTTGAGGAGCTTAGGGAGATTACACGGATTCCGGGTATTTCCGGCTATGAGGAGAAGGTCAGGGAAAAGCTCATCGAGTGGATAGAGCCCTACGCGGACTACACCGTTGACACCATCGGGAACCTCGTCGTCGAGCTCGGCGAGGGCGAGCTTAAGGCCATCTTCATGGCCCACATGGACGAGATAGGTCTGCTCATCACGGGAATAAGGCCCGATGGGAAGCTGACCTTTAGAAAAATCGGGGGAATAGACGACCGCCTTCTGTACGGAAGGCATTTGGACGTCATCACTGAAAACGGGAAGCTCGACGGCGTTATCGGGGCACTTCCGGTGCACCTCAACCTTGAGCGGAAGTTCGACACGGTTCCGTGGAGCAAGCTCGTCATAGACATAGGTGCGGAGAGCAGGGAAGAAGCTGAAAAGCTCGGCGTTAAGGTTCTCGACTACGCGGTCTTCAAGAAGCACTTCGCGGTTCTGAACGACCGCTACGTCTCGACCCGCTCGCTGGATGATCGCTTCGGCGTTGTGGCGCTCGTTGAGGCAATCAAAGACCTCGTTGACCACGACCTCGATGGGCGCTACATCTTCGCCTTCACCGTCCAGGAGGAGATAGGCCTCAAGGGCGCGCGCTTTCTGGCGGAGAAGTACTCGCCCAAGTACGCCTTTGCAGTGGATTCTTTCGCCTGCTGTGGTGACTTAACCGGCGACGTCAGGCTCGGCGGGGGCGCTGTGATAAGGGCTGTAGACAACTCGGCCATATACACCAGAGCCCTTGCAAGAAAGGTCGCTGAAATCGCCCGCAGGAACGAGATTCCTCTCCAGGTCGGCGTTACCGGCGGTGGGACAGACGCGTCAGTCTTCCAGCACAAGAGTGAAGTCTTGGCTTTGAGCGTGCCCATCAAGTACCTCCACAGCGAGGTCGAGACGCTCCATTTGGCTGACCTTGAGGCACTGATAAAGCTCATCGAGGCAATAGCGTTTGAGCTTTAG
- a CDS encoding sulfite exporter TauE/SafE family protein, with the protein MLKYLGYFGVGIFIGILAAMFGLGGGFLVVPTLNFLGVEIHHAVGTSSAAVVFTSLSSAIAYHRQRRIHYKAGLLLASTAVVGAYIGAWATSYISASQLKVIFGIVLFLVAIRIYRKKSAEPHEVRLEDVELDYRLIPVGGFIAGIASGLLGIGGGAINVPFLTAMGLPIHYAVATSSFAIVFTATSGALKHYMMGNVEVEWLLLLVPGLIIGAQLGARIAKRTKASSLGKAFAVVLAFLAIRMVLKGLGFAVP; encoded by the coding sequence TTGCTTAAATACCTGGGCTACTTTGGCGTTGGAATCTTCATCGGAATCCTTGCGGCGATGTTCGGCCTCGGCGGGGGATTCCTGGTAGTGCCTACCCTCAACTTCCTCGGCGTCGAGATACACCACGCCGTTGGAACTTCGAGCGCGGCGGTTGTCTTCACATCGCTCAGCTCGGCCATAGCCTACCACAGGCAGCGCAGAATCCACTATAAAGCCGGTCTCCTGCTCGCTTCAACCGCCGTGGTCGGCGCCTACATAGGCGCGTGGGCGACGAGCTACATAAGCGCCTCCCAGCTCAAGGTGATCTTCGGTATAGTCCTCTTCCTCGTTGCGATAAGGATTTACAGGAAGAAGAGCGCCGAGCCGCACGAGGTCAGGCTTGAGGACGTAGAGCTCGACTACAGGCTTATCCCGGTTGGCGGCTTCATAGCGGGAATAGCCAGCGGGCTTTTAGGCATAGGGGGAGGAGCGATAAACGTGCCGTTTCTGACGGCGATGGGACTGCCAATCCACTACGCGGTGGCGACTTCAAGCTTTGCAATAGTCTTCACGGCAACGAGCGGGGCTTTGAAGCACTACATGATGGGCAACGTTGAGGTGGAGTGGCTTCTCCTCCTCGTGCCGGGCCTCATAATCGGAGCCCAGCTCGGTGCGAGGATAGCGAAGAGAACCAAAGCTTCCTCACTCGGCAAGGCTTTCGCCGTTGTTCTGGCCTTTCTGGCCATCAGGATGGTGCTCAAGGGGCTTGGCTTCGCGGTTCCGTGA
- a CDS encoding sulfite exporter TauE/SafE family protein has translation MISYFIDFILGLGIGFIAGLLGVGGGFLIVPTLVLLGEPIHLAIGTSLACITISALASAYTHLRRGAVLFKVVLIKEAFSVPFAIIGAYLSAVTPERALRLIFAGLLLYLTYTLLRSGGKSLQESAGEVNYLRVPIVGILAGLTSGLLGISGGILNVPLFHTYVGIPMRYSVGTSSLSLLFTALAGTIAHYRLEQVDVNMVLLLAPGLMLGAHYGALTVHRVEPSLIRRLFAVLLVIIALKMLL, from the coding sequence ATGATCTCCTATTTCATCGATTTTATCCTCGGCCTTGGCATTGGCTTCATTGCAGGTTTACTCGGCGTCGGTGGCGGCTTCCTCATAGTGCCGACCTTAGTTCTCCTTGGGGAGCCGATACACCTGGCGATAGGCACGAGCTTGGCCTGCATAACGATAAGCGCCCTTGCATCAGCTTACACGCATCTCCGCAGGGGGGCGGTTCTCTTCAAGGTCGTCCTCATAAAAGAGGCCTTCTCAGTACCTTTCGCTATAATCGGGGCCTACCTTTCCGCGGTAACGCCCGAGCGGGCGCTTCGGCTTATCTTTGCAGGTCTTCTACTTTACCTGACGTACACCCTCCTGCGAAGCGGGGGGAAATCCCTCCAGGAGTCCGCTGGGGAGGTGAACTACCTCCGCGTTCCGATCGTTGGAATCCTCGCTGGTTTGACGAGCGGCCTGCTCGGCATAAGCGGAGGAATCCTGAACGTTCCGCTGTTTCACACCTACGTTGGTATTCCGATGCGCTACTCCGTCGGAACCTCAAGCCTCTCTCTGTTATTCACTGCCTTAGCTGGTACCATTGCCCACTACCGCCTCGAACAGGTTGACGTCAATATGGTCCTCCTCCTTGCCCCGGGCCTCATGCTGGGGGCGCACTACGGTGCTCTAACCGTCCACAGGGTTGAACCGTCCCTAATAAGGCGCCTGTTCGCGGTTCTGCTCGTGATAATAGCGCTTAAGATGCTCCTGTGA
- a CDS encoding coiled-coil domain-containing protein, translating to MNGMKGLALALAVLLLGSLMPLGLAKSNGTASNSTGTYTGMLDNSTREMVIAGNLVEKLQHLSKLAEDKIEPIKDKLPENSSILKNYGLAEEFKDRAIEEYNAGDYHNSILDSLTAMHYYRLALEGLKEGKEKAQDIREHIRMEVERLQEYFRFVEKTIRIAESRGIDVSNLTGLYNETKEAYGTVLEELNAGDYEKAKADLEVAQEKKALLDEELRKVREELAYKNADKIVKDFLVKGEKGIEMAEKAIQLGQEKGYNVTELQERLNAFTAVYNQVKELADEGQWEEALSVMQENRETIEEFHKAIEFIMRKVHERELQEKLTDMRAFLREMNERIQKDARALRELKGQGVDTRRAEAQLKVAVQELKVGVELLKAQKPAGARAHFAVVLEMLRRVDEFILAHS from the coding sequence ATGAATGGGATGAAGGGCCTTGCACTGGCCCTGGCAGTGTTGCTGCTTGGAAGTTTGATGCCCCTCGGACTGGCCAAGAGCAACGGCACCGCCTCCAACAGCACCGGGACCTATACTGGAATGCTTGACAACAGCACCAGGGAGATGGTTATAGCCGGCAACCTCGTTGAGAAGCTCCAGCACCTCAGCAAGTTAGCGGAAGATAAGATTGAACCTATAAAGGACAAACTTCCCGAGAACTCGAGCATACTGAAGAACTACGGCCTCGCCGAGGAGTTCAAGGACAGGGCAATCGAGGAGTACAACGCGGGCGACTACCACAACTCCATCCTCGACAGTCTCACAGCAATGCACTACTACCGGCTGGCACTCGAGGGGCTCAAAGAAGGAAAGGAGAAGGCTCAGGACATCAGGGAGCACATCCGCATGGAAGTGGAGAGGCTCCAGGAATACTTCAGGTTCGTCGAGAAGACCATCAGAATCGCAGAGAGCAGGGGTATAGACGTTAGCAACCTCACCGGGCTCTACAACGAGACAAAGGAAGCCTACGGAACGGTCCTTGAAGAGCTGAATGCGGGGGACTACGAGAAGGCGAAGGCCGACCTAGAGGTGGCCCAGGAGAAGAAGGCCCTCCTCGACGAGGAGCTAAGAAAGGTAAGGGAGGAGTTGGCCTACAAGAACGCCGACAAGATTGTCAAGGACTTCCTCGTGAAGGGAGAGAAAGGAATCGAGATGGCAGAGAAGGCCATTCAGCTCGGTCAGGAGAAGGGCTACAACGTCACCGAACTCCAGGAGAGGCTCAACGCCTTCACGGCCGTCTACAACCAGGTTAAGGAGCTGGCCGATGAGGGCCAGTGGGAGGAGGCACTGAGCGTCATGCAGGAGAACAGGGAGACGATTGAGGAGTTCCACAAGGCGATAGAGTTCATAATGAGGAAGGTTCACGAGAGGGAGCTCCAGGAGAAGCTTACGGACATGAGGGCGTTCCTCAGGGAGATGAATGAGAGGATTCAGAAGGACGCGAGGGCCCTCAGAGAGCTCAAGGGGCAGGGTGTTGATACCCGCAGGGCAGAGGCTCAGCTTAAGGTCGCTGTCCAAGAGCTAAAGGTAGGGGTTGAGCTGCTCAAGGCTCAAAAGCCAGCAGGGGCTAGAGCGCACTTTGCAGTGGTGCTGGAGATGCTCCGCCGCGTCGACGAGTTCATACTAGCCCACTCCTGA
- a CDS encoding helix-turn-helix transcriptional regulator, with product MNVTYYTPDLTSKEGIVWTLSVSSNESFTVVLPESAIVVDLSDIPLEIAGNSITMPPGNQSISYTLEGRTTTSGTGGAGGEPTGGSATVLFVIVAIALAVGAAYFGLKKKSGSFGGKMPTKEEFEAKLANLDLTEEERRALLYLFDKGGKASQAEVREAIGLPKTTAWRMFKRLERKGLVKILKGKKENWVELRF from the coding sequence GTGAACGTCACCTACTACACCCCCGATCTGACCTCCAAGGAGGGAATTGTGTGGACGCTGAGCGTTTCGTCCAACGAGTCCTTCACCGTTGTGCTCCCTGAGAGCGCGATAGTCGTTGACCTGAGCGACATCCCGCTTGAGATAGCCGGAAACTCAATCACCATGCCGCCAGGGAACCAGAGCATTTCGTATACCTTAGAGGGGAGAACGACAACGTCCGGAACCGGCGGAGCTGGAGGGGAGCCAACCGGGGGCTCAGCTACCGTTCTCTTTGTCATCGTGGCTATCGCCCTCGCCGTGGGGGCTGCTTACTTCGGGCTGAAAAAGAAGTCCGGAAGCTTCGGCGGCAAGATGCCGACGAAGGAAGAATTTGAGGCAAAGCTGGCCAACCTCGACCTCACAGAGGAAGAGAGGAGGGCCCTGCTGTATCTGTTTGACAAGGGCGGAAAAGCGAGCCAGGCAGAGGTCAGAGAAGCGATAGGTCTGCCGAAGACGACCGCCTGGAGGATGTTCAAGCGCCTCGAGAGAAAGGGCCTCGTGAAGATACTGAAGGGGAAGAAAGAGAACTGGGTGGAGCTCAGGTTCTGA
- the metG gene encoding methionine--tRNA ligase, translating into MVRYMVTSALPYANGPIHAGHLAGAYLPADIFVRYLRLKGEEVLFICGTDEHGTPITFRALKEGRSPREIVDEFHEHIKTTFERAKISFDFFGRTELPVHYRLSQEFFLKALENGHLVKKVSKQAYCEHDKMFLPDRYVIGTCPYCGAENQRGDQCEVCGHPLTPEILINPRCNICGNPVTFKGSAHYYIKMQDFQERLKKWVESQEHWKPNVRNTVLGWINEGLEERAMTRDLDWGIPVPLDEEDVRGKVLYVWFEAPIGYISITIEHLKREGRENEWKKFWLNLDGQTKVIHFIGKDNVPFHAIFWPAFLMAYGKYKDEEVEAEWNLPYDIPANEYLNLEGRKFSTSRNWAIWVHEFLDAFPADYLRYYLTAIMPETRDSDFNFADFKSKINEELVNNLGNFVHRAMTFVNRYFDGIVPERGELDDLDRQAFEEIEKAFEEVGELIMNYRFKDALKRVMELAIFGNRYFDYQKPWKTAKTDRERTATTVNVSLQIVKALGILLEPFLPDASEKIWHLLNLEESKSWEFSELKAGHRVRKAFPMFRKVTDEEIIHFIVNYIGRGNPESAKLLLEKYYKKDDVFKVILERFGEERKKEALALLEAIYKEVPEVKGGKAEKAKSPGKKENAKKEGKKMEYISFDDFAKLDLRVGKIIEVKDHPNADRLYVVKVDLGDEVRQLVAGLKKYYKPEELLNHYVVIIANLEPKKLRGVESQGMLLAADDGENVALLMPDKEIKLGSRIR; encoded by the coding sequence ATGGTCAGGTACATGGTCACCTCGGCGTTACCTTACGCTAACGGGCCGATTCACGCGGGACACCTCGCCGGGGCTTACCTTCCAGCGGACATCTTCGTGCGCTATCTAAGGCTCAAGGGCGAGGAAGTGCTCTTCATCTGCGGAACCGACGAGCATGGAACCCCGATAACATTCCGCGCGCTCAAAGAGGGTAGGAGCCCAAGGGAGATCGTCGATGAGTTCCACGAGCACATAAAGACGACCTTCGAGAGGGCGAAGATAAGCTTCGATTTCTTTGGAAGGACTGAACTGCCCGTCCACTACAGGCTCAGCCAGGAGTTCTTTCTAAAGGCGCTCGAAAACGGCCACCTCGTTAAGAAGGTCAGCAAGCAGGCCTACTGCGAGCACGACAAGATGTTCCTGCCGGACAGATACGTCATCGGAACTTGCCCCTACTGTGGAGCGGAAAACCAGAGGGGAGACCAGTGTGAGGTCTGCGGCCATCCCCTCACGCCTGAGATACTCATCAACCCGCGCTGCAACATCTGCGGCAACCCGGTGACCTTCAAGGGCTCGGCTCACTACTACATAAAAATGCAGGACTTTCAGGAGAGGCTCAAGAAGTGGGTCGAGAGCCAGGAGCACTGGAAACCGAACGTTCGCAACACCGTCCTCGGCTGGATAAACGAGGGGCTTGAAGAGAGGGCCATGACTCGCGACCTCGACTGGGGAATCCCGGTTCCGCTCGACGAAGAGGACGTCAGGGGTAAGGTCCTCTACGTCTGGTTCGAGGCCCCGATAGGCTACATCAGCATCACCATCGAGCACCTGAAGAGGGAAGGAAGGGAAAACGAGTGGAAGAAGTTCTGGCTCAACCTCGACGGGCAGACTAAGGTCATCCACTTCATCGGCAAGGACAACGTGCCATTCCACGCGATATTCTGGCCCGCCTTCCTGATGGCTTACGGCAAATACAAGGATGAGGAAGTCGAGGCAGAGTGGAACCTGCCCTACGACATCCCGGCCAACGAGTACCTCAACCTCGAGGGCAGGAAGTTCTCGACGAGCAGGAACTGGGCGATATGGGTCCACGAGTTCCTGGATGCATTCCCTGCAGATTACCTGCGCTACTACCTCACAGCCATAATGCCGGAAACGAGGGACAGCGACTTCAACTTCGCCGACTTCAAGAGTAAGATAAATGAGGAGCTCGTCAACAACCTCGGAAACTTCGTGCACCGTGCAATGACCTTCGTGAACAGGTACTTCGACGGCATTGTGCCGGAGAGGGGAGAGCTCGACGACCTCGACAGGCAAGCCTTCGAGGAGATTGAGAAGGCGTTTGAAGAGGTCGGCGAGCTTATAATGAACTATCGCTTCAAGGATGCCCTTAAGCGCGTTATGGAGCTGGCAATCTTCGGAAACCGCTACTTCGACTACCAGAAGCCCTGGAAGACTGCCAAGACCGACCGCGAGAGGACGGCAACGACAGTGAACGTCTCGCTCCAGATCGTCAAGGCCCTTGGAATCCTCCTCGAGCCGTTCCTACCGGACGCGAGCGAGAAGATATGGCACCTCCTCAACCTTGAGGAGTCAAAGAGCTGGGAGTTCAGCGAGCTTAAAGCTGGCCACCGCGTCAGGAAGGCCTTCCCGATGTTCAGGAAGGTGACCGACGAGGAGATAATCCACTTCATCGTGAACTACATAGGAAGGGGCAACCCCGAGAGTGCCAAACTGCTCCTTGAGAAGTACTACAAGAAGGATGACGTCTTCAAGGTCATCCTCGAGCGCTTCGGTGAGGAGAGAAAGAAGGAAGCCCTTGCGCTCCTTGAGGCTATCTACAAGGAGGTTCCCGAGGTAAAAGGTGGAAAGGCCGAAAAGGCCAAATCTCCCGGAAAGAAGGAGAATGCAAAAAAGGAGGGTAAAAAGATGGAGTACATAAGCTTTGACGACTTTGCGAAGCTTGATTTGAGGGTTGGAAAGATAATCGAGGTCAAGGACCACCCCAACGCCGACAGACTCTACGTGGTAAAGGTCGACCTCGGAGACGAGGTCAGGCAGCTCGTCGCCGGGCTGAAGAAGTACTACAAGCCGGAAGAGCTGCTCAACCACTACGTCGTCATTATAGCGAACCTCGAGCCCAAGAAGCTCCGCGGCGTTGAGAGCCAGGGAATGCTCCTCGCTGCCGACGATGGAGAGAACGTCGCCCTGCTCATGCCAGACAAAGAAATAAAGCTTGGTTCAAGAATAAGGTGA
- a CDS encoding 6-pyruvoyl trahydropterin synthase family protein produces the protein MKSRVIERFKFEAAHAVVIDGQAEEIHGHTFRLEIAVEGPLRNGYVIDFLQLRAIVEDILEQLDHRNLNTFFDNPTTENIALWIAGEVEKRLPEGVKLHRLRLWEGDENGVEFEF, from the coding sequence ATGAAATCCCGCGTCATAGAGCGCTTTAAATTTGAGGCCGCCCACGCAGTCGTCATAGATGGCCAAGCGGAGGAGATACACGGACACACCTTCCGGCTTGAAATAGCCGTTGAAGGTCCGCTGAGGAACGGCTACGTCATCGACTTTCTCCAGCTGAGGGCGATCGTTGAGGATATCCTCGAACAGCTCGATCACAGAAATCTAAACACGTTCTTCGATAATCCGACGACGGAGAACATTGCCCTCTGGATTGCCGGTGAGGTTGAGAAGAGACTGCCGGAGGGGGTTAAGCTCCACCGCTTGAGGCTCTGGGAGGGCGACGAGAACGGGGTTGAGTTTGAGTTCTGA
- a CDS encoding DUF192 domain-containing protein, with protein sequence MITNETKGRVWHGPVRMADTFFKRFRGLMLAKNINYALVFVLPAETKANASIHMFFMLSEIDVIWLDSARRVVDFKRAKKWRLYSPKKAAKYIIEGPVGLIRTLEVEEGDLIDWSPTEEKGKAIPVKSLLPGKIDLNGSKNGVAMVESVKEVRADSPRPREG encoded by the coding sequence ATGATAACCAACGAGACCAAGGGCAGGGTCTGGCATGGGCCCGTCAGGATGGCGGACACTTTCTTCAAGCGCTTCAGGGGGTTAATGCTGGCCAAGAACATCAACTACGCCCTAGTCTTCGTTCTGCCAGCTGAAACAAAGGCCAACGCCTCGATTCACATGTTCTTCATGCTCTCGGAGATAGACGTCATCTGGCTGGACTCGGCGAGGCGCGTTGTGGACTTCAAGAGGGCCAAAAAGTGGCGGCTCTACTCCCCAAAGAAGGCCGCGAAGTACATCATCGAGGGCCCGGTCGGACTGATAAGGACGCTTGAAGTGGAAGAGGGCGACCTGATAGACTGGTCTCCAACAGAGGAGAAGGGAAAGGCCATTCCAGTTAAGTCCCTGCTTCCGGGAAAGATCGACCTGAACGGCTCTAAGAACGGCGTGGCGATGGTTGAAAGCGTGAAGGAAGTTAGAGCCGATTCACCCCGACCAAGAGAGGGTTAA
- a CDS encoding 2-oxoacid:ferredoxin oxidoreductase subunit gamma, with protein MRKEVLFSGFGGQGVILASVILGRAAAVYEGLYAVQTQSYGPESRGGASKAEVVISDEPIDYPKTLEPDYAVFFSQEAYSKYLHTVKEGAKVIIEKDLVPHRDLEFEKKLDVIALPLTEIAEETTGLSLTMNILTLGILTAWTDVVSKEAIEKAVLDTVPKGTEEINKRALKKGFEIGEKAKAGEL; from the coding sequence ATGAGAAAGGAAGTTCTCTTCAGCGGGTTCGGCGGCCAGGGAGTCATATTAGCGAGTGTCATCCTCGGAAGGGCCGCTGCCGTCTATGAGGGCCTCTACGCGGTCCAAACGCAGAGCTATGGCCCAGAGTCAAGGGGCGGTGCAAGTAAGGCGGAGGTGGTCATCAGCGACGAGCCGATAGACTACCCCAAGACTCTTGAGCCGGACTACGCGGTCTTCTTCTCCCAGGAGGCCTACAGCAAGTACCTCCACACGGTTAAGGAAGGTGCGAAGGTGATAATCGAGAAGGATCTCGTTCCCCACCGTGATCTTGAGTTCGAGAAGAAGCTTGACGTCATAGCCCTCCCGCTGACAGAGATAGCCGAGGAGACCACCGGGCTGAGCCTTACCATGAACATCCTGACCCTCGGAATTCTGACGGCGTGGACAGACGTTGTAAGCAAGGAGGCAATTGAGAAGGCCGTCCTCGACACGGTCCCGAAGGGCACGGAGGAGATAAACAAAAGAGCCCTCAAAAAAGGCTTTGAGATCGGGGAAAAGGCCAAGGCAGGGGAGCTCTGA